The Channa argus isolate prfri chromosome 14, Channa argus male v1.0, whole genome shotgun sequence genome includes a window with the following:
- the dnai4 gene encoding dynein axonemal intermediate chain 4 isoform X2 has translation MYQADLLAVQAKASQFFLDEISAGLSSEQTSFTGSFNMPFSRSVLGSSRISSQSTLESVNELFEETFSKREVPISYPDVAGKRRTVREMVTEEMLQELIDIYITETDNILLLEIPSTSVSVDADYAETVKERNRQYVEVCKNRMGNDKYVDRSMQTFNGAAKTKEIQSDRVIVLKKGTTVTSWDIYDTLCGAEQDETGPSPEPEKADYSEDASISAETSVSVGSTASSASAEASAEVEGSVSHFNVESNWQQIIQSEKFQHCLLVMERSILGNMYQSKLAAYKQLPVLEDPDNPVKPVAMEQRTEDTESCGSPGLERLWAFTCELSRGRSVTSIAWNKKNPDLLAVGYGEFDSSNKNPGLVCCWSFKNCKWPERVFHCSSAVTALDFSANNPKQLAVGMHDGNIAIYNVSQDKSHDINSSECPNKHLGPVWQLSWTPQELGLTGERVEALFSVSEDGRISKWFVFSSGLDCIDLMKLNTKKKRGENNTTKKTESALASLTPGLCFDFHPTNPNLYLVGTGEGSIHKCSCSNSQEFLETYSKHFSPVNCIAWSPLSPDVFLSCSSDWTIQLWTQDHHDPILSFTSSQMAVCDIKWSPKWATVFGAVYEKQLEIWDLKSNILDPIIVHPAVTDVKMTTLLFATQTGCVLVGDSDGQLTVYKLKNLSVGESSQVDILEALIFSAASSSSRKTSRSVSVSGTPGVSQLTRRRSSVLGSLSWRRSSVGGGSKVLLEKSSGPTPREAVRVFDEEGNDVTPQPLYQADPGAVQAKGSQFFMDEISAGSSSDQTTVTGSFNMPFSRSVLGSSRISSQSTLESVNEEIEETFSKRDVRINYPDVAGKRCTVREMVTEEMLQELIDIYITETDNISLLEIPSTSVSVDADYAEAVQERNSQYVEVCKNRMGNDKYVDRSMQTFNGAAKTKEIQRDRVIMVNKGTTVTSWDIYDTLCGAEQDETGPSPEPEKADYSEDASISAETSVSVGSTASSASASISLKEVEGSVSHFNAESNLQLIIHSEKFQHSLLVMERSILGNMYQSKLAAYRQLPVLEDPDNPVKPVAMEQRTEDTESCGSPGLERLWAFTCELSRGRSVTSIAWNKKNPDLLAVGYGEFDSSNKNPGLVCCWSFKNCKWPERVFHCSSAVTALDFSANNPKQLAVGMHDGNIAIYNVSQDKSHDINSSECPNKHLGPVWQLSWTPQELGLTGERVEALFSVSEDGRISKWFVFSSGLDCIDLMKLKRIRNTTKKPGHNNTTKKTECVLPALTPGLCFDFHPTNSNLYLVGTGEGFIHKCSCSNSQQFLETYRKHFSPVNCIAWSPLSPDVFLSCSTDWTIQLWKQNHHDPILSFTSSQMAVCDIKWSPKWATVFGAVYEKQLEIWDLNSNILNPIIVQPAVTGVKMTTLLFATQTDCVLVGDSDGQLTVYKLKNLSMGQSSQVDILERLICSAAST, from the exons ATGTACCAAGCAGATCTACTGGCAGTGCAGGCCAAAGCCAGCCAATTCTTCTTGGATGAGATCTCGGCTGGATTATCATCAGAGCAGACATCATTCACTGGGAGCTTCAATATGCCATTCTCCAG GTCAGTATTGGGTAGCAGCAGAATATCCAGCCAGTCTACTTTGGAGTCAGTGAATGAGTTATTTGAGGAGACATTTTCAAAACGAGAAGTCCCCATCAGCTACCCAG ATGTGGCAGGGAAAAGACGCACTGTGAGAGAAATGGTGACTGAAGAAATGTTGCAAGAGCTCATAGATATCTACATCACCGAGACAGACAACATTTTACTGCTGGAAATACCCAGCACCTCTGTGTCAGTAGATGCTGATTATGCAGAAACTGTCAA agagagaaacagacagtaTGTTGAAGTTTGCAAGAACAGAATGGGCAATGACAAGTATGTGGATCGATCCATGCAGACATTTAATGGAGCAGCTAAAACCAAAGAGATCCAGAGCGACAGAGTGATCGTGTTGAAGAAAG GCACGACTGTTACCTCCTGGGACATCTATGACACTTTGTGTGGCGCTGAACAGGATGAAACAGGGCCCAGCCCTGaaccagagaaagctgattattCAGAGGACGCCAGCATAAGTGCAGAGACGAGTGTATCAGTGGGCAGCACAGCCAGTTCAG CTAGTGCTGAAGCTAGTGCTGAAGTTGAAGGGTCTGTAAGCCATTTCAATGTGGAGTCAAATTGGCAGCAGATTATCCAGTCAGAGAAATTTCAACACTGCTTGCTAGTAATGGAGAGGAGCATCCTTGGAAACATGTACCAATCTAAGCTAGCTGCTTACAAACAGCTGCCCGTACTGGAAG ACCCAGACAACCCAGTGAAGCCTGTGGCCATGGAGCAAagaacagaagacacagagagCTGTGGATCTCCAGGTTTGGAGCGTCTGTGGGCTTTCACCTGTGAGCTCAGCAGAGGACGCAGTGTCACGAGCATAGCCTGGAACAAGAAGAACCca GATCTTCTGGCTGTGGGTTATGGTGAGTTTGACTCCAGTAACAAAAACCCAGGCCTGGTGTGCTGCTGGTCCTTCAAAAACTGTAAG TGGCCTGAGCGTGTCTTTCACTGTAGCAGTGCTGTGACTGCTCTAGACTTCTCAGCCAACAACCCCAAGCAGCTGGCTGTGGGGATGCATGATGGCAACATTGCCATCTACAATGTGAGCCAAGACAAGTCACATGATATCAATAGCAG CGAGTGTCCCAACAAACACTTGGGTCCAGTGTGGCAGCTCAGTTGGACTCCACAAGAGCTGGGTCTTACAGGAGAGAGGGTAgaagctttgttttctgtgtctgaAGATGGCAGGATCAGCAAATGGTTTGTCTTCAGCAGTGGTCTCGACTGCATAG ACCTGATGAAGCTCAATACAAAGAAGAAACGTGGAGAGAACAATACAACAAAGAAGACAGAAAGTGCACTGGCATCACTGACACCTGGTCTATGTTTTGACTTCCATCCAACA AACCCCAATCTCTACTTGGTTGGTACAGGGGAAGGTTCCATCCACAAGTGCTCCTGTTCCAACAGTCAGGAATTTTTAGAGACTTACAGCAAACATTTT AGTCCTGTGAACTGCATTGCATGGTCTCCACTCAGTCCTGATGTTTTCCTGAGCTGCTCATCTGATTGGACAATCCAGCTGTGGACGCAAGATCACCATGACCCTATATTAAGCTTCACCTCCTCCCAGATGGCAGTGTGTGACATCAAGTGGTCCCCAAAGTGGGCCACTGTGTTTGGAGCAGTTTATGAGAAGCAGCTGGAGATCTGGGACCTGAAGTCCAACAT CCTGGACCCAATCATTGTGCATCCTGCTGTCACCGATGTGAAGATGACGACATTGCTGTTTGCCACACAGACAGGTTGTGTCCTGGTAGGAGACAGTGATGGACAATTGACCGTCTACAAGCTAAAGAACCTCAGTGTGGGAGAGAGCAGTCAG gTGGATATTCTGGAAGCCCtcattttctctgcagcttCCAG CTCCTCTCGAAAAACAAGCAGGTCTGTCTCCGTGTCAGGGACACCCGGGGTCAGCCAGCTCACAAGACGCAGAAGCAGCGTCTTGGGTTCGCTGAGCTGGAGACGCTCCAGTGTGGGCGGCGGGAGCAAGGTTCTTCTGGAGAAGAGCTCCGGTCCAACCCCGAGAGAAGCTGTTCGG GTGTTTGATGAAGAAGGCAATGATGTCACTCCACAGCCTTTGTATCAGGCAGATCCAGGAGCAGTGCAGGCCAAAGGCAGCCAATTCTTTATGGATGAGATCTCAGCTGGATCATCATCAGACCAGACAACAGTCACCGGGAGCTTCAATATGCCATTCTCCAG GTCAGTATTGGGTAGCAGCAGAATATCCAGCCAGTCTACTTTGGAGTCAGTGAATGAGGAAATTGAGGAGACATTTTCCAAACGAGACGTGCGAATCAACTACCCAG ATGTGGCAGGGAAAAGATGCACTGTGAGGGAAATGGTGACTGAAGAAATGTTGCAAGAGCTCATAGATATCTACATCACCGAGACAGACAACATTTCACTGCTGGAAATACCCAGCACCTCTGTGTCAGTAGATGCTGATTATGCAGAAGCTGTCCA agagagaaacagccAGTATGTTGAAGTTTGCAAAAACAGAATGGGCAATGACAAGTATGTGGATCGATCCATGCAGACATTTAATGGAGCAGCTAAAACTAAAGAGAtccagagggacagagtgatcATGGTGAACAAAG GCACGACTGTTACCTCCTGGGACATCTATGACACTTTGTGTGGCGCTGAACAGGATGAAACAGGGCCCAGCCCTGaaccagagaaagctgattattCAGAGGACGCCAGCATAAGTGCAGAGACGAGTGTATCAGTGGGCAGCACAGCCAGTTCAG CTAGTGCTTCCATCTCTTTGAAAGAAGTTGAAGGGTCTGTAAGCCATTTCAATGCGGAGTCAAATTTGCAGCTGATTATCCATTCAGAGAAATTTCAACACTCCTTGCTAGTAATGGAGAGGAGCATCCTTGGAAACATGTACCAATCTAAGCTAGCTGCTTACAGACAGCTGCCCGTGCTGGAAG ACCCAGACAACCCAGTGAAGCCTGTGGCCATGGAGCAAagaacagaagacacagagagCTGTGGATCTCCAGGTTTGGAGCGTCTGTGGGCTTTCACCTGTGAGCTCAGCAGAGGACGCAGTGTCACGAGCATAGCCTGGAACAAGAAGAACCca GATCTTCTGGCTGTGGGTTATGGTGAGTTTGACTCCAGTAACAAAAACCCAGGCCTGGTGTGCTGCTGGTCCTTCAAAAACTGTAAG TGGCCTGAGCGTGTCTTTCACTGTAGCAGTGCTGTGACTGCTCTAGACTTCTCAGCCAACAACCCCAAGCAGCTGGCTGTGGGGATGCATGATGGCAACATTGCCATCTACAATGTGAGCCAAGACAAGTCACATGATATCAATAGCAG CGAGTGTCCCAACAAACACTTGGGTCCAGTGTGGCAGCTCAGTTGGACTCCACAAGAGCTGGGTCTTACAGGAGAGAGGGTAgaagctttgttttctgtgtctgaAGATGGCAGGATCAGCAAATGGTTTGTCTTCAGCAGTGGTCTCGACTGCATAG ACCTGATGAAGCTCAAGAGGATTCGTAATACAACGAAGAAACCTGGACATAACAATACAACAAAGAAGACAGAATGTGTTCTGCCAGCACTGACACCTGGTCTGTGTTTTGACTTCCATCCAACA AACTCCAATCTCTACTTGGTTGGTACAGGGGAAGGTTTCATCCACAAGTGCTCCTGCTCTAACAGTCAGCAATTTTTGGAGacttacagaaaacatttt AGTCCTGTGAACTGCATTGCATGGTCTCCACTCAGTCCTGATGTTTTCCTGAGCTGCTCGACTGATTGGACAATCCAGCTGTGGAAGCAGAATCACCATGACCCTATATTAAGCTTCACCTCCTCCCAGATGGCAGTGTGTGACATCAAGTGGTCCCCAAAGTGGGCCACTGTGTTTGGAGCAGTTTATGAGAAGCAGCTGGAGATCTGGGACCTGAATTCCAACAT CCTGAACCCAATCATTGTGCAGCCTGCTGTCACTGGTGTGAAGATGACGACATTGCTGTTtgccacacagacagactgtgtCCTGGTAGGAGACAGTGATGGACAATTGACCGTCTACAAGCTAAAGAACCTCAGTATGGGACAGAGCAGTCAG gTGGATATTCTTGAACGCCTCATTTGCTCTGCAGCTTCCACATAA